Genomic DNA from Alphaproteobacteria bacterium PA2:
GACGCCGACGCCCATGGCCTGAAGCTCGGCAGCACGGCCGGCGCCACGCAGGTCACTCCAGACCACCAGGGGGGAGAGCGGCGCCCCGGTCTTGCGGTCCCACATGACCAGGCTGGTGCGCTGGGTGGTGACGCCGAGACCTGCGATCTCCTGGGCCGTGCGGCCGGCCCGGGTCAGGGCCTGGCCAATGACCCGCCTGGCCTGGGTCCAGACTTTCGCGGCGTCCTGTTCCACCAGGCCCGGCGCAGGGTTCTGCGTGGCGATGGCGCCGGAAGCCTGGCTCAGCAGGTCTCCACCCGGCGTGAAGAGACACGCCGTGAGGGTGGTGGTGCCCGCATCAAGACCGAGCAGGAGTTCAGGCATCGGGGATCAGCACGCCAGGATTCATGACGCCCTTGGGATCCAGGGCGCCCTTGAGGGTGCGCAGCAGGGCGGCGCCTTCAGGACCGAGTTCCCGGGTCATGTAGTCGCGCCGGACCCGGCCGATGCCGTGGTGGTGCGCCATGCTGCCGCCGCCGTCAGCCGTGGCGGTCATGATCCGCTTCCAGGCTTCGAAATAGGCGGCTTCCAGCTCTTCGGGGCCGTCCTTCTTGATGGCGAAGGTGAAGTAGAGGTTCAGACCGCTGCGATAGACGTGGGACGAGTGCGCCGAGGCGGCGCGGCATCCCGGCATCTCGGCGACCGAAGCCGTGGCGGCGTCGTAGATCCCGGCGATCCTGTCCCAGCTGGCCGAGATTTCCACGGTGTCGGCGACGATGTTGCGGCTGAGGATCTCGTCCCAACCGGCCACATGGTTCCGGTGGCCGAGCCAGTGGGCGACGATGGCGTCCGGCAGGGGCGTAAGTCCCATGGAGGCGGCCAGTTCAAAGGCTGCTGCGCGCTCCACATCCACCAGGGCGGCCGGGCCTTCGTGCACCATGATGACCGTGCAGTCGCTGGCGGCTTCGTGGAGGCGCTTGCTTTCGCGGACATCGTACTGACGCATGACCGGTGGCCGCCAGCCACGCTGGACCAGCTCCCGCTGGAAGGTGAAGCCGGTGCGCATGTCCGGGGCGGCGAAGGCCGAAACCGCCTGCTTCTCGGCGGCGCGACGCAGGGACAGGGTGACCCCGGTGATGACACCCAGAGTGCCTTCAGACCCCATCAGCATGTGACGCAGGTCAGGGCCTGCCGATGCCCGGGGCGCCTTGCCCAGGGTGACCAGACTGCCATCGGGCAGGACGGCCTCGATGGAATAGATCAGGTCCTCGATATTTCCATAGGCCGTGGAGAACTGGCCCGAGGCGCGGGTGGCGACCCAGCCGCCGACGCTGGACACGGCGATCGATTGTGGCCAGTGGCCGGTGGTCAGCCCCTGAGCGGCGACCTCCTGCTCGGCTTCCAGACCGTTCTTGCCGGCATCGAAGGTGGCCAGCAGGTTCTCCGCATCAATGCTCCGTGTGGCGTTCATGGCGCCCATGTCGAGGAGGATGGCCTCGGGGCTGGTGATGACGCCGCCGACCACGCCGCTGCCCAGGCCGAAGGGGATGAGGGGCGTTCCGGTCGCCGTGGCGATCCGCACCACGGTCTGGACATCTGCGACTGACCCGGGCCGGACGACGCAGGCGGGAGCCGGCCCTTCGGCGCCCAGGCGATCGCGGATATGGCTGACAACCCAGTAGTCGTGGCGACGGTCCTGGATCTTGTCCGTGGCGGTCAGCACCTTGGCATCGCCGAGGGCGGTCTTCAGCTGGGAAATGGCGGACATGTCAGGTACTCGCAGTCGTGGTGTTGAGGGCCGACAGGCTGTCGGCGCGGATGTCGAGGCAGGCCTTGATTTCTGAAGCCGTGCGGTCAGGGGACCAGTTCAGCAGGGTCGCCATTTCAGCGCCCATGACCGGAAGCGCAGCTTTACTGCCTTTGTCGTCGAACCAGGCGCGGTTGGAGCGGCGCACCCAGACGTCTTCGAGCTTCAGGGCGCCTTCCACTGTCACGGCATGCCGGGTTTCGGCCTCAGGCCCGCCGGCCGCGAGCGGGGCTTCGGAGCCATAAAGGGCGACAAGGCGTTCGGCTTCGAGTTTTGGCATGGTCGCGGAAAGGGTCGAGGTCACCGCCTCGACATCCAGGTCGCCGCCGGGCAGGGGCGTCGTCGCCGTCAGGGAGGCGGTCGGTTTGCGACCGATCAGTTCTTCTACCGTATCGACCACCCGCTCGGCCATGCGGCGATAGGCGGTCAGCTTGCCGCCGGCTATGGCCAGAATGCCAGCCGGTCCAGTCCAGACCTCGTCCTTGCGGGAGATTTCCGAGGCGGACTTTCCTTCCTGACCGACCAGGGGGCGGACGCCCGACCAGGCGGCGACAATGTCGGCGTCCCCCAGGGGCGCAATGCTAAAGCGCTTGTTGGTGGCCTCCAACAGATAGTCGATGTCGTCCCGGTCAATGACGGGCCAGGTATGATCCTCGGGATAGAAGGTGTCGGTGGTGCCGATATAGGTGAACCGCCCCTTGGGCACGGCGAAGACGCTGCGTTTGTCCCGGGCGCCCATGATGATGGTGCGGGAGACGGGCAGGCGGGCCTGGTCGACCACCAGGTGGACTCCCTTGGACAGCATCAGGCGGGGCTTGGCGGCGCCATCCTCAAGGCCTCGCAGGCGATCCACCCAGGGACCTGCAGCGTTGACGATGACCCTCGCGGTGATCCTGGCCCTGGCTGTCTCGCCGTTCAGGGTGTCATCCAGGACGACGCCGACGGCCTTGCCATTCTCGACGAGAATCTCGCTGACCGGTGCATAGCTCACAACCGTGGCGCCGTAGGCCACGGCGGCGCGGACATTGGCCAGGGTGAGCTTGGCGTCTTCGGTCAGGTATTCGGGGTAGGCGACCGCGCCAGTCAGGTCAGAGGCGTCAATGGCCGGTTCCCGGGTCTCGACGTCCTTGCGGGACCAGACCTCGTGCTGGCGACCCTTGGGCACCCCGCCCAGCTTTTCGAAGGCCCACAGGCCGGTGCGAAGCTTGGCTATGGCCGCCGCATTCTTGGCGGGAATGACAAAGGGGGTCATGCGGGTCAGGTGAGGGGCGATGGCTTCCACCGCCTTGCGCTCGGAAGCAGCCTCCTGGACCAGCCCCAGATCGCCCTGGGCCATGTAACGCAGGCCGCCATGGATCATTTTCGAAGATCGGCTGCTGGTGCCTGCGGCAAAATCGCGCGCTTCCACCAGGGCGACGGACAGGCCGCGCATGGCGGCGTCCCGGGCAATTCCCGCGCCGGTGACCCCGCCGCCAATGACAAGAAGGTCGAAGCTGGCGCCATCCAGGGCATCCAGAACCCCGCTGCGGTTGCGAAAATCCAGAGCTCCGGCTTGCATCTTCTTGATCCCCAGGCCCTTCGGCCATCTCGCCGCCGCCGTAGGTCCAGCGGTCGATCAGCAGTTGTTGCTATGTCTATTGGACAGGCATGAGGGTCAATCGAATAGGCGGCCGGCGACCAATTTCATTGACTGACCCTGGAGGCATTCCAAGCAAAAACATTACCTTAAGGTGTGACAGCTAGGCTGCACTTTCCTGCACCTTAGGGGGGCGCACGCATGCCGATACCTGAAACCCAATCGCCGACCTATGATCTCCTGGTCATCGGCAGTGGTCCGGCGGGCCGACGGGCCGCCATCCAGGCGGCAAAGCTGAACAAGCGGGTCATGGTGGTCGAGCGGGGGCGGCGGGTCGGCGGCGTTTCGGTTCATACCGGAACCATTCCCAGCAAGACCCTGCGCGAGACCGTGCTGAACCTTTCCGGCTGGCGGGAGAGGGAGTTCTACGGCCGCGCCTATCGCGCCAAGCAGGACATTACGGCCGAGGATCTGGGCAAGCGCCTGCAGATCACCCTCAACCACGAAGTCGAAGTGCTGGAACACCAGTTC
This window encodes:
- a CDS encoding glycerol-3-phosphate dehydrogenase; the encoded protein is MQAGALDFRNRSGVLDALDGASFDLLVIGGGVTGAGIARDAAMRGLSVALVEARDFAAGTSSRSSKMIHGGLRYMAQGDLGLVQEAASERKAVEAIAPHLTRMTPFVIPAKNAAAIAKLRTGLWAFEKLGGVPKGRQHEVWSRKDVETREPAIDASDLTGAVAYPEYLTEDAKLTLANVRAAVAYGATVVSYAPVSEILVENGKAVGVVLDDTLNGETARARITARVIVNAAGPWVDRLRGLEDGAAKPRLMLSKGVHLVVDQARLPVSRTIIMGARDKRSVFAVPKGRFTYIGTTDTFYPEDHTWPVIDRDDIDYLLEATNKRFSIAPLGDADIVAAWSGVRPLVGQEGKSASEISRKDEVWTGPAGILAIAGGKLTAYRRMAERVVDTVEELIGRKPTASLTATTPLPGGDLDVEAVTSTLSATMPKLEAERLVALYGSEAPLAAGGPEAETRHAVTVEGALKLEDVWVRRSNRAWFDDKGSKAALPVMGAEMATLLNWSPDRTASEIKACLDIRADSLSALNTTTAST